From a single Alkalihalophilus pseudofirmus genomic region:
- the ylbJ gene encoding sporulation integral membrane protein YlbJ: MYSSKMKTILLAAVAIFLAGSLMVFPKESFEASIRGMTMWWDVVFPSLLPFFIVSELLIGFGVVSFIGALLEPLMRPLFRVPGVGGFVWAMGLASGNPAGAKLTARLRQEGKVTQIEAERLVSFTNSSNPLFIFGAIAVGFFHNPALGIVLALAHYLGNICVGLLFRFHGRDQEEDSNAKSSSLSIKEALRLLHQERLKDGRPIGKLLGDAVQSSVKTLLMIGGFIILFSVLNQLLLLIGITSILAALISIILTFFKLPSDLSIPFISGLFEITLGAKKTSESTDTMLLHQIIVTSFFLAFSGFSIQAQVASILADTDIRFKPFFLARIIHGFFAACFALVLWEPLYVNQQSTQEWGVIPVFLIDQSERIHPIWQLVVEYGSIFTLITLIIYILLKANRAIKHI, from the coding sequence ATGTATTCTTCTAAAATGAAAACAATTCTGCTTGCAGCTGTAGCTATATTTCTTGCAGGCTCACTTATGGTTTTTCCAAAAGAATCGTTTGAAGCATCGATTCGTGGAATGACGATGTGGTGGGATGTCGTATTTCCATCCTTGCTGCCTTTTTTTATTGTCTCTGAATTATTAATAGGGTTTGGTGTTGTTTCATTTATCGGGGCACTCTTAGAGCCATTAATGAGACCCCTCTTTCGCGTGCCGGGGGTTGGAGGGTTTGTATGGGCGATGGGGCTAGCATCAGGAAATCCTGCAGGTGCTAAACTGACTGCCCGCCTTAGACAAGAAGGAAAAGTGACTCAAATAGAAGCCGAACGCCTCGTCTCATTTACGAACTCTTCTAACCCGCTTTTTATATTCGGCGCCATTGCTGTAGGTTTCTTTCATAACCCTGCATTAGGTATTGTGCTTGCACTTGCTCACTATCTAGGTAATATCTGTGTCGGGCTGCTATTTCGCTTTCATGGTCGTGACCAAGAAGAAGACAGCAATGCTAAAAGCAGCAGTCTTTCTATAAAAGAGGCTCTTCGCCTTTTGCATCAAGAACGCTTAAAAGATGGCCGTCCTATTGGAAAACTATTAGGAGATGCCGTGCAGTCCTCTGTCAAGACCTTGTTAATGATCGGCGGTTTTATCATTTTATTTTCCGTTTTAAATCAATTGCTGTTATTAATTGGAATAACATCCATTCTTGCCGCCTTAATCTCTATTATACTGACATTTTTCAAGTTACCAAGTGATTTAAGCATCCCTTTTATTTCGGGATTGTTTGAAATAACACTTGGAGCTAAGAAGACTAGTGAGAGTACTGACACCATGCTCCTGCATCAAATCATTGTCACCAGCTTCTTCCTTGCTTTTAGCGGGTTTTCCATCCAAGCTCAGGTTGCCAGTATTTTAGCGGATACAGATATTCGTTTTAAGCCATTTTTCTTAGCACGAATCATTCATGGTTTTTTTGCAGCTTGTTTTGCATTAGTTTTATGGGAGCCCCTTTATGTAAATCAGCAAAGTACCCAGGAGTGGGGAGTCATTCCTGTTTTTCTCATCGATCAATCAGAAAGGATTCACCCGATCTGGCAGCTTGTCGTTGAATATGGTTCCATATTTACTCTTATCACTCTTATTATCTATATCCTGTTAAAAGCTAATCGGGCCATAAAGCACATATAA
- the coaD gene encoding pantetheine-phosphate adenylyltransferase, whose amino-acid sequence MASIAVCPGSFDPVTYGHLDIITRGAKVFDQVIVAVLHNRNKQPMFSVEERVQLLKEVTSHLDNVVIDSFNGLLINYMQEKKANTIIRGLRAVSDFEYEMQAASINKKLGPEIETFFMMTNNHYSYLSSSIVKEVAKYEADVSDIVPDIVAEALKKKFKES is encoded by the coding sequence ATGGCTAGTATAGCAGTTTGTCCAGGGAGCTTTGACCCAGTTACTTATGGGCATCTAGATATTATTACTCGAGGTGCTAAGGTTTTTGATCAAGTTATTGTTGCAGTTCTACATAATCGAAATAAGCAGCCTATGTTTTCGGTTGAGGAAAGAGTACAGCTGTTAAAAGAAGTAACATCTCATTTAGACAATGTGGTGATTGATTCATTTAATGGACTTCTCATTAATTATATGCAAGAGAAAAAAGCAAACACGATTATCCGGGGGTTAAGAGCCGTTTCTGATTTTGAATATGAAATGCAGGCTGCCTCTATTAATAAAAAACTCGGTCCTGAAATCGAAACCTTTTTTATGATGACGAACAACCACTATTCATATTTAAGTTCGAGTATTGTAAAAGAAGTAGCTAAATATGAAGCAGATGTTTCAGATATTGTGCCTGATATTGTAGCAGAGGCGTTAAAGAAAAAGTTTAAAGAATCATAA
- the rsmD gene encoding 16S rRNA (guanine(966)-N(2))-methyltransferase RsmD, whose protein sequence is MRVISGEKKGLSIKAVPGVSTRPTTDKVKESIFNMIGPYFNGGLALDLYAGSGGLGIESLSRGVEKVIFVDQDRKAVQTIKENLKQCGLSEQAEVYRNDSDRALKALIKRELAFSLIFLDPPYAKQKLSSDISIISDHGLLEKEGMIVCEHDAKVEMPDKINELTLIRAETYGDTTITIFEYDKD, encoded by the coding sequence ATGAGAGTGATTTCTGGCGAAAAAAAAGGCTTGTCAATAAAAGCTGTCCCTGGCGTGTCAACTAGACCAACTACGGACAAAGTAAAGGAATCCATTTTTAATATGATCGGTCCTTACTTTAACGGGGGACTTGCCTTAGATTTGTATGCAGGAAGCGGAGGTCTTGGGATCGAGTCTCTTAGCCGCGGGGTAGAAAAAGTAATATTTGTCGATCAGGATAGGAAAGCTGTCCAAACAATAAAAGAAAATCTTAAGCAGTGCGGGTTAAGTGAGCAGGCTGAGGTATATCGCAATGATTCAGACCGTGCACTTAAAGCATTAATTAAGCGTGAGCTGGCATTCTCGCTTATCTTTTTAGACCCTCCCTACGCAAAACAAAAGCTTTCCTCTGACATCAGTATCATCAGCGATCATGGTCTCTTAGAGAAAGAGGGTATGATTGTATGTGAACATGATGCCAAAGTAGAAATGCCTGATAAGATTAATGAATTAACGCTGATTCGGGCCGAAACATATGGAGATACGACCATCACAATTTTTGAGTATGATAAGGATTAA
- a CDS encoding DUF7147 family protein: MIQRFIELGEGYSDIYELLELARLNRERIHRLIRLDTTIGNNEKTSLAVVLEPAAPGKLMPIYICREGVTNPDVTPNQRYDLFSEMAEELDLTIHSLSVKDSKQFKEDELYYQYLIGILRMNRYIPPLQ, encoded by the coding sequence TTGATTCAACGATTCATAGAACTTGGCGAGGGGTACTCTGATATTTATGAACTGCTTGAACTAGCTCGTTTGAATAGAGAACGTATCCACCGTTTAATACGTTTAGATACAACAATAGGCAACAATGAAAAAACATCTTTAGCTGTGGTGTTAGAGCCTGCTGCACCCGGGAAACTTATGCCGATCTATATTTGCAGAGAAGGCGTGACAAACCCTGATGTAACTCCTAATCAAAGGTATGATTTATTCTCAGAGATGGCAGAGGAGCTTGACCTTACTATCCATAGTTTATCAGTCAAAGATTCTAAGCAATTTAAAGAAGACGAATTATACTATCAATATCTTATCGGTATTTTACGTATGAACCGCTATATTCCTCCTCTTCAATAG
- a CDS encoding MFS transporter: MDGWKRNLRILVVCQFIVMSAMTMIIPFLPLYLKELGVTNPQTLSLWAGIIFGANFLTAFLFSPFWGRMADRHGRKMMILRSGFGMALVISLTGFATGPVSLLILRLLNGVISGFIPASIGLVSTNTPKEKVGYALGVLQSGTVAGAICGPLIGGVMAQAFSYQMVFFLTGLCILVAALGVLFFVRESFTPVSKEQKTSTKEDFIAVTKQKPVLSLYLVIFLIQLAIMGVNPLLSLFVTELTPAENVAFFAGLAISVMGFANMMTAPFLGKLSDKKGAHHVLIYSMLGVAMFSIPQAFVADIWQLIALRFMVGLCLGGLLPAANTLIRLHAPNGMESRTYGFSNSAMYLGTMIGPIIGGWIIANVGVRGLFLVCAAILLVNVAIVKLKVLPPAERLFMREFHQKKKAASH, encoded by the coding sequence GTGGACGGTTGGAAACGAAATTTACGTATTTTAGTTGTCTGTCAATTTATCGTAATGAGTGCTATGACTATGATTATCCCTTTTCTTCCCCTGTATTTAAAAGAACTTGGTGTGACGAACCCACAGACGTTAAGTCTGTGGGCTGGTATTATTTTTGGGGCTAACTTTTTAACGGCCTTTTTATTTTCACCATTTTGGGGAAGAATGGCTGATCGACATGGACGAAAAATGATGATCTTACGGTCGGGTTTTGGTATGGCTTTAGTTATTAGTTTAACTGGATTTGCTACAGGTCCGGTTTCTCTTTTGATTTTAAGACTATTAAACGGGGTGATCTCTGGTTTTATCCCAGCCTCGATTGGTCTTGTATCCACTAATACTCCAAAGGAAAAAGTGGGCTATGCTTTAGGTGTGCTGCAATCAGGAACTGTAGCAGGAGCTATATGCGGCCCTTTAATTGGAGGTGTAATGGCACAGGCCTTCAGTTATCAAATGGTTTTCTTTTTAACTGGATTATGTATTTTGGTTGCTGCTTTAGGCGTGTTGTTCTTCGTACGTGAGTCATTTACCCCAGTTTCTAAGGAACAGAAAACTAGCACGAAAGAGGACTTTATAGCTGTAACGAAGCAAAAACCTGTATTATCTCTTTATTTAGTTATCTTTTTAATTCAATTAGCGATTATGGGTGTGAACCCGCTGCTTTCTTTGTTCGTAACAGAATTAACACCTGCAGAAAATGTGGCATTCTTTGCAGGGCTAGCTATATCTGTAATGGGATTTGCTAATATGATGACCGCTCCGTTTCTTGGTAAGCTGAGTGATAAAAAAGGCGCTCATCATGTTTTGATTTACTCTATGCTTGGCGTTGCCATGTTTTCAATCCCTCAAGCTTTTGTTGCAGACATATGGCAGTTAATTGCCTTGAGGTTTATGGTAGGTCTTTGTCTAGGAGGCCTTCTGCCAGCAGCTAATACACTAATACGTCTACATGCCCCGAATGGGATGGAGAGCAGGACGTATGGCTTTTCAAACAGTGCTATGTATCTTGGCACAATGATTGGGCCAATCATTGGCGGCTGGATCATAGCAAATGTTGGAGTACGCGGTTTGTTTTTAGTGTGTGCTGCAATTCTTCTTGTAAATGTAGCCATAGTAAAGCTTAAAGTTCTGCCGCCAGCAGAACGGTTATTTATGAGGGAATTTCATCAAAAAAAGAAAGCTGCTTCTCATTAG
- a CDS encoding YlbG family protein has protein sequence MGNRQGIAVWLTSLKFARQLRRFGNVQYVSKKMKYVIFYCDQDKVEEITKKLQSFHYVRDVQPSMRPFIKTEFQNAKPDKAKEYDYKMGI, from the coding sequence ATGGGGAACCGTCAAGGGATAGCTGTATGGCTGACTTCTCTTAAGTTTGCAAGGCAGCTTAGGCGTTTTGGAAACGTACAATATGTTTCTAAGAAGATGAAGTATGTTATTTTCTATTGTGACCAGGATAAAGTAGAGGAAATTACAAAAAAGCTGCAATCCTTTCATTACGTGCGTGATGTTCAACCTTCGATGAGACCTTTCATCAAGACTGAATTTCAAAATGCTAAGCCGGATAAGGCTAAAGAATATGATTATAAAATGGGTATTTAA
- a CDS encoding YlbF family regulator: MLLTMSTIELMDQSEELAKSIGQSDVFIQYIHAKKALENDQPAQKLIVEFTEMKERHEEVQRFGRYHPDYDTVSTEIRQLKRKVDVMESVKEFKAAERELEMLLNEVSELIAHSISKSIKVPTGNPYFDQMSCSGGCGSGGGCSCG, from the coding sequence ATGCTTCTTACGATGTCAACCATTGAATTGATGGATCAATCAGAAGAACTAGCTAAATCAATCGGACAGTCCGATGTGTTTATTCAATATATACATGCCAAAAAGGCACTTGAGAACGACCAGCCAGCCCAAAAGCTTATCGTTGAGTTCACAGAAATGAAAGAGCGGCATGAAGAGGTACAGCGCTTCGGACGTTATCATCCTGACTATGATACGGTTTCAACAGAAATACGACAGTTGAAACGAAAGGTAGATGTAATGGAGTCAGTAAAGGAATTTAAAGCAGCAGAGCGTGAACTAGAGATGCTGTTAAATGAAGTAAGTGAGCTGATTGCTCATTCTATTTCAAAATCAATAAAAGTTCCTACAGGAAACCCGTATTTTGATCAAATGTCTTGCAGTGGTGGATGTGGGTCTGGCGGAGGATGCAGTTGTGGATAG
- the uvsE gene encoding UV DNA damage repair endonuclease UvsE — protein MKIRFGYVAMSKQLSNASPSQTMTVKQFMEIDDKEAAIKKLERIAKSNIENCIRLMKHNKAEEIHFFRLSSRLVPLVNHPLTEDWKYERVLAPYLKELGEYINKFEIRTGFHPDHFVVLNSPSKEILQQSVKTLLYHYKLLKGMNIDPTHRCVLHIGGKKQGIEGGLEQFITNIQDVPHALVNMLILENDDKNYAVEDALYLGEKVGIPVVFDLHHFDVYQRDTDLHALWNRVVATWENSPHPIKMHVSSPKDGPLDRSHADYIDAGRLERFLREISGTTSQVDIMIEAKEKDVALIKLMEDLQAFRSVRKVANAQIEYYST, from the coding sequence ATGAAGATACGCTTTGGTTACGTGGCGATGAGCAAACAATTATCTAACGCATCACCTTCACAAACTATGACTGTTAAACAGTTTATGGAAATTGATGACAAAGAAGCTGCGATAAAGAAACTTGAACGTATAGCTAAAAGTAATATTGAAAATTGTATTCGGTTAATGAAACATAACAAAGCAGAGGAAATTCATTTTTTTAGGTTAAGCTCACGCTTAGTTCCCCTTGTAAATCATCCGCTTACAGAAGATTGGAAATATGAACGTGTTTTAGCACCCTATTTAAAAGAATTGGGGGAGTATATTAATAAGTTTGAAATTAGGACAGGTTTCCATCCAGATCATTTTGTCGTCTTAAACTCTCCATCGAAAGAAATATTACAGCAATCGGTCAAAACCCTGTTGTATCATTATAAATTATTAAAAGGGATGAATATTGATCCAACTCATCGTTGTGTTCTTCATATTGGTGGAAAAAAGCAAGGGATTGAAGGGGGATTAGAACAATTTATTACAAATATCCAAGATGTTCCTCATGCTCTAGTTAATATGTTGATACTTGAAAATGATGATAAAAACTACGCGGTTGAAGATGCTCTTTATTTAGGAGAAAAAGTAGGAATTCCTGTGGTATTTGATTTACACCATTTTGATGTCTATCAAAGAGATACGGACCTGCACGCATTATGGAACAGAGTGGTAGCTACTTGGGAAAACAGTCCTCATCCGATTAAGATGCATGTCTCCAGTCCAAAAGATGGTCCGCTTGACAGGTCTCATGCTGATTATATTGATGCAGGCCGCCTAGAACGGTTTTTAAGAGAGATAAGCGGAACGACGAGTCAAGTTGATATTATGATTGAAGCAAAAGAAAAGGATGTTGCATTAATTAAATTAATGGAGGATCTGCAAGCTTTTCGCTCTGTTCGGAAGGTAGCAAATGCCCAAATAGAGTACTATTCCACATAA
- a CDS encoding ATP-grasp domain-containing protein, producing the protein MKFVTFNPFRTIGIPGIQYVKPEHLFSEREKIDQADVCLFPENWQVNALVYGMKKPIFPSIQSIQLGFNKVEVTRALWSVCPGHVPYTQILGHSEDSIQKILQNFPFPFVAKEIRNSMGNGVFLIHNEEELREYAENNPTMYIQEYLEIDRDLRVCFVGDEVIASYWRINESNSFHNNVAKGGKISFENIPQEAIELVTETARALGIDHAGFDLVFANDQFYFLEFNTLFGNQGFQQLGISIEQKIYTYLQTKHSTM; encoded by the coding sequence ATGAAATTTGTCACGTTTAACCCGTTTCGCACGATAGGCATTCCAGGAATACAGTATGTGAAGCCTGAACATCTGTTTTCTGAAAGAGAAAAAATTGATCAAGCTGATGTGTGCTTATTCCCTGAAAACTGGCAGGTAAATGCTCTTGTATACGGCATGAAAAAACCTATTTTCCCAAGTATTCAATCTATTCAACTAGGCTTTAATAAAGTAGAAGTAACTCGTGCTCTTTGGAGTGTGTGTCCCGGGCATGTTCCTTATACACAAATACTAGGACATAGTGAGGACAGCATCCAGAAAATCCTTCAAAACTTCCCTTTCCCGTTTGTTGCAAAAGAAATAAGAAATTCAATGGGAAATGGGGTATTTCTGATTCATAATGAAGAAGAACTAAGAGAATACGCTGAAAACAACCCTACAATGTACATTCAAGAATACTTAGAAATAGACAGAGATCTGCGAGTTTGTTTTGTGGGTGATGAAGTCATTGCGAGCTATTGGCGCATAAATGAATCAAACAGTTTTCATAACAATGTAGCCAAAGGCGGAAAAATCTCCTTTGAAAATATTCCACAAGAGGCCATTGAATTGGTTACAGAGACCGCACGTGCACTAGGGATCGATCACGCTGGGTTTGATTTAGTATTTGCAAATGATCAATTTTACTTTCTAGAATTCAATACACTATTTGGAAATCAAGGTTTTCAACAGCTTGGTATTTCGATTGAACAAAAGATTTACACGTATCTTCAAACGAAACACTCTACAATGTAA